A genome region from Setaria italica strain Yugu1 chromosome III, Setaria_italica_v2.0, whole genome shotgun sequence includes the following:
- the LOC106804197 gene encoding uncharacterized protein LOC106804197: MKPVPSSSTRLAWWHAISCRKRGSTSPSGFAIPGKEGKVLRLRKPLYGLRQSPRAWNAKLDSTLKGIGFEQSPHEAAIYRWGTGENALLVGVYVDDLVITGTKDAEVATFKEEMKATFQMSDLGHLSFYLGIEVHQDDSRITLRQTAYAKHVVELAGLTDCNPALTPMEERLKLSRDNTTEEVDATQYRRLVGSLRYLAHTRPDLAFFVSYVSRFMQRPTMEHQQAVKRIVHYVAGTLDHGLFYPRCPGAAHFVGYSASDHAGDIDTSKSTSGILFFLGKCLISW, from the coding sequence ATGAAGCCGGTGCCatcgtcaagcacaaggctcgcttggtggcacGCGATTTCGTGCCGCAAGAGGGGATCGACTTCCCCGTCGGGTTTTGCGATCCCCGGCAAGGAGGGCAAGGTGCTGCGCTTGCGCAAGCCCCTCTATGGCCTGCGGCAGTCACCGAGGGCGTGGAATGCCAAGTTGGATTCCACGCTCAAAGGGATAggcttcgagcaaagcccgcaCGAGGCGGCCATCTACCGGTGGGGCACTGGAGAAAATGCCCTGCTGGTAGGTGTCTACGTCGACGACTTGGTGATCACCGGCACCAAGGATGCAGAGGTGGCGACGTTCAAGGAAGAAATGAAGGCCACCTTCCAGATGAGTGATCTGGGGCATCTCTCCTTCTACCTAgggatcgaggtgcaccaggATGATTCCAGGATCACGCTTCGACAGACCGCCTACGCCAAGCACGTTGTGGAGCTAGCCGGGCTCACCGACTGCAATCCAGCTCTcactccgatggaggagagACTGAAGCTGAGCCGCGACAACACGACAGAGGAGGTAGACGCTACGCAGTATCGGCGtcttgtggggagccttcgctaCCTCGCCCACACACGACCGGACTTGGCATTCTTCGTCAGCTACGTCAGTCGGTTCATGCAGCGACCGACGATGGAGCACCAGCAGGCCGTGAAGAGGATCGTCCACTACGTTGCGGGGACCCTCGACCACGGTCTCTTCTACCCGAGGTGTCCCGGGGCGGCACACTTCGTCGGGTACAGCGCCAgcgaccacgccggcgacatcgacaccagcaagagcacgagcgggATTCTTTTCTTCCTCGGCAAGTGCCTCATTAGCTGGTAG